The following coding sequences are from one Apodemus sylvaticus chromosome X, mApoSyl1.1, whole genome shotgun sequence window:
- the Dgat2l6 gene encoding diacylglycerol O-acyltransferase 2-like protein 6 has protein sequence MAFVSWLDLQESLRTLSVLQWIPVYVILGALSILGIPYLLLFTSFWPLSVLFLAWFGYDWNTHSQDGRRSAWVRNWSLWKYFQSYFPVKLVKTHDLSPKHNYIILSHPHGILSYGAFINFGTEATGFSRVFSSITPFLATLEGIFWIPFVRDYVMSMGICPVSESALMYKLTQQGSGNAVIIVPGGASESLLCRPGVSTVLLKKRQGFVKLALKTGAYLVPSYSFGENEAYNQETFPEGTWLRFFQKNFQKIGKRILGINFCTFHGRGLTRGSWGFLPFNHPITTVVGEPLPVPKILNPDKDTVAKYFELYISALRKLFDQHKAEYGFSKTQELTII, from the exons ATGGCCTTTGTGTCCTGGCTAGATCTGCAGGAAAGCCTCCGAACACTCTCCGTATTACAGTGGATTCCAGTTTATGTAATTTTAG GAGCTCTTTCCATCTTGGGTATACCCTATCTCCTGCTGTTCACTAGTTTCTGGCCCTTATCTGTGCTCTTCTTAGCCTGGTTTGGCTATGATTGGAACACCCACAGTCAAG ATGGTAGGCGTTCAGCTTGGGTACGAAATTGGAGCCTCTGGAAGTATTTCCAAAGCTACTTCCCAGTAAAG CTGGTGAAGACCCATGACCTTTCTCCCAAACACAACTACATCATTCTCAGCCACCCCCATGGCATTCTCAGTTATGGTGCCTTCATCAACTTTGGTACTGAGGCCACTGGCTTTTCCAGGGTTTTCTCTTCTATCACTCCTTTTTTAGCAACCTTGGAAGGGATCTTCTGGATCCCATTTGTGCGAGACTATGTGATGTCCATGG GTATTTGTCCAGTGAGTGAGTCAGCCCTGATGTATAAGCTGACCCAGCAAGGCTCGGGCAATGCAGTGATCATTGTGCCAGGTGGAGCTTCTGAGTCCCTCTTGTGCCGCCCAGGAGTCTCCACAGTCCTACTCAAAAAACGCCAAGGTTTTGTGAAGCTAGCACTGAAGACAGG AGCATATCTTGTCCCTTCTTACTCATTTGGTGAGAATGAGGCTTACAACCAAGAGACCTTTCCTGAAGGCACATGGCTAAGGTTCTTCCAAAAAAACTTCCAGAAAATTGGCAAAAGAATCCTAGGCATAAATTTCTGTACTTTTCATGGCAGAGGCCTCACGAGGGGATCCTGGGGCTTTTTGCCTTTCAATCATCCCATTACCACCGTTG TTGGAGAACCCTTGCCAGTCCCCAAGATCCTTAATCCTGACAAGGACACTGTGGCAAAGTACTTTGAACTTTACATCAGTGCCCTACGCAAGCTGTTTGACCAACATAAAGCTGAATATGGCTTCTCCAAGACCCAAGAGTTGACAATTATATGA